The sequence below is a genomic window from Mercenaria mercenaria strain notata chromosome 14, MADL_Memer_1, whole genome shotgun sequence.
GGCAGACGGACTGACCAATGCAACAAACATGTGCCAAGCAATATGTCCTCGCTTCTTTCGGATAGGGTTTCACTAGGAAATAAAGTATTATTATTTACTATATAGACCAATCATGCCACCAAGTTCAaaggttcttggtcaagtggATCTCAAGTTATTAGGCCGAACCAACAGACGGACCTCCCAGCTGACTGACACGACcgacaggtgcaaagcaatatatcCCACCTCCTTCAAAGGGagtcattaaaaatttaaatgattattagttttaagagatttttttaaacaatcattATACCTTTTTATTATCTAAATTATACTAAAGTTTCCCGAGACTATGGCCATGGCCGTAAGGTGCACTATGCTCCTTATCATGATTAGTTTTACTTGAATCCCTTGAAtcgtttaatttattttatttattttgttgggtttattgtcgcaccgacacaatttttaggtcacatggcgactttctagcttttatggtggaggaagaccccaggtgtccctccgtgcacaagttcatcacgagcgggcacctgggtagaaccaccgaccttccgtaagccagctggatggcttcctcacgtgaagaattctacgccccaaatgaggtttcgaacccacatcgatgaggagcaaatggtttgaagtcaacgactccaaccactcggccacggaggccccttgaatCGTTTTAGGAAACGGAATAAACTTACAGACGGACCGTGCAATTACTTAATGTTTCCGTTCCGTGGTATCTATAAAGGCCCCAgcttgaataaacttggtagggTACCGCTAGGAATTGCAAAAGTATTTGTACATGCTTAGATATAATGATATTTGAAGTTTTTATCATGTTACCCAGTATTAAATCCTGTTCCCTGTTACGGTTCCATAGTGATAAGATTTCGATTTAAAGAAATTAGATTTTGTTAGAATGAAGTCAGATTTGGTTATAACTACTGAAGATTTCGTTATACAGAATTTATAAATGTAGAATATATCACGTAGGGGCCTCCGCAGTAAAACAGCAGTTGTTTTTCTTCTGATGGCATTTTACTATAcacattttttattatcaaaacataaaatttcacATAATACAGTTGATGAATAATAAATATAGACAGCAGTTGATACTTTTTTCAATAAACCATAAATATATACTGTTAAAATTACGATAATAATTATGCATAAGTTTACGTTTTTGCTAACATTGTCGAATATGTAATACACTTTTACAAATATAGATGGCATTCCTCTCTCAACTCTACTTTGGATGATTCAGTGTTTACAGCATCGAAAACTTCTTCAGTCACTCTAGGCATTTGCCGCTTCCACCATTGGATGGTTGCAAGTGTTACAAAGTATTCTTGCCTTGAACTACGTTATTGTCACTAACATCAACGAAACTACTGATTCCAACGTCCGCTGTATTTTACATTCCATCCTTTATATTTGAGATGCCCTCCTTTCTGTAAGGTTCAAACTCATGCAGACTTATAGGTGCTTGAATAGAAGACTGCATATCCGGAACAGTTCTGTATTAGGTAAAAGGAATTATAAACGGCTATTGAGTTTATTATAGAACACGGGATAACAGGTTACATAAGTCGTATTGCGTAATCCCTGTCTATATTTGCAGGTCTGGATGTCATTAATTCGCGACTATTGGATATAAGCACGTACTGTGTGCAGGTTTAATATAGATTTAATAGTGTACACTCAATGcgtgtgtacattcaatgcgtgtgtacattCAATGTGAGGGCATTAATGCCAAGCATTTTATAAAAgaactaaatatataaaatgacttGACAGGATTATTACATccatatgtttaaataaaaaataatatttaaagcaACAGttaaactttgataaatatatataactttatgactgttttttttttaaatagtctcACGTAAAATTCTAGTCTTACCTGCATTTCTTTATCGCTTTGCAAAGTAACATGGATGTTACTAATAGAAAAATACCAAAACCCAGAACAGACCCAATTATGATTCCAATCAACGTCGCTGACGTTAATTCATTCCTGTCGTCATCACATTTACCTGAAAGAAACTGCTGAATTAGTATATGAATCCGATCACCGATCACTTAGCCTTTAAAAATATGGACATATCCGATGGTTCACGACTGTGATGATATACCTCTTATTCACTTATACTGTCTGATGTATTAGCGCCGCTCAAAACAAATTTATATCTGTATTATTTCATGTGCATTATCCATCAGGGTTAGAAAAGTATAAACGTAACTTCTGAAATACCTTTGTACCATCTAAATGGCTGCATATCTGGGTTACAAACACTACACTTGTCACCGCCTTGCTCAGTTGATCCTTGTTTAATACAAGTGTTATCAATGAAGCAGTGTCCAGCCTTGAAAATGTACAGAACAAAAGCATTATTATTGGGTTAATCCTTGTACAATGTTTGTGTGTAATTCCTAATTGTTTATAATGAGGTAAACGTGGTATACCCAATGATCAAAATTCCTGAAAGTATGTTTACAAACACAATGACGTCATGTCGTTCACTTGTACTTTACAGGATGTTGCTAACGCAAGACGTACGTTAACACACGACATGTAAATAACCCTGATTTTAATTCCCATTttcaatgatattatttttaatatattggtTTTCTAAGAACGGAATTCaaataaatttaatcaaataCACGATTGTATTCACTTTCTACTTAAGTAAAGTTGGAAAGTATTTACTTAAAGCATATGCCAAAGTATCAATACCAACAAGTAAATAAAAAccgaaatattaataaatattaggTACAAAAATGGTTATTTAATATTCACAACACATCGCATCTATGCTTTTTCCGGGTATGTAATCATTGGTTATTgccaatattttatattatatgtaaaacCAAAATGCGAATACTCTTTAGGACATTATAAATACCGCCCGATAGAAACTGCTCAGGACTTATAGAAAAGgattttacattaaaatcatttataacTCGTTTTGCCTTGAAGTTTATATTTAAGCTCACCTTTATTTCCACATTTGTATTCTCATTTCTCAAAACATGTTGAATACACGTCGTGTCATAGACATAAACAGGAATCGTTACACCATAGTTCACTCCGTCATTGCTGACAGATAGATCGTACATAACAACGAAAGGGTCTGCGATATTCTCTGAGAGTTCTGTTACTTCTCCAGTCACACAACAAATACCTGTGAAGATGTCTTCATATTCGCCAGCTTGTTGGACATGTCCTACTTGTGAGCGTGTACCATTGAAGAAGACCTCAATGTAAATGTAGCATCAGATTAATTACACTGTTCGATAAAAACTGCCAAATTAAATAGCATTGGTGATAACAACAAACATTCCCTGttattataaatttgtaaaaatgatgtTGTTGAATAAACGTTATTATATCCATGTGCTTACCCAATAAAAAGTATGCGCGCGAAAAGAAATTTATACCTAAGTATTAAGTAAATTATACAAACgtttcttgtgtgtgtgtgtgtgtgtgtgtgtgtgtcttttaaTTGTTACAAAGGAACGTGAATGTCATTCACACACCATATAGATACTGAAATTGCACATAAAACCGTCAAATATGTTATTCGTCCTGATAACGAAGCATTCACAGTCACTGCCAGTAGCAATATCACATATGCCGCCTCCTTCTACATCGTTAACAATAGGCGGAATTCTTAAATCTATGCCACAGTCAGGTCCACGGTAAGGATCATTGCATACACAGTTTCCTAAAAGTAATTTTTAAGTGTTAAAAAATACTAAAGATAGTATTAAAAACGGAAGAAAGTAAACATTTATCCCTCAGAtgggaaatgaaataaaataagtaaTCCGTTGTAAACATAGGTTGCAATTAAGCAACATAACACAcccggttttattgagtctgttcaggaCAACTTACCCCTCGCGCCTACCAGCATCGGTTGAAGTTAATTCTAAAGTCAAAAACGGTTCTTTTATCATTAAAGATGGTCTATCCGACTTAAGCAAAACTTTCACGTTTCCTATATTCTTTTAGAGATTTATTTATGGAACAAATCCTTACCAGAAAGTAATGTTTTTCAttcttatttactttttttttggaaCTATCTCActtgaatatgaaaatattttaacagctgaGTATTTCTTCTAATTTCAATAGACATTCTACATGTTCATTTAATAGATTTCGGACTGTTAAAGCAATATGAAGCACatacagaacaaaaataaatgtcTGACAGGAAAAGCCTAACTGTGTGTAACTTCAAAATTTATTGATATCCAATAATTGCAAAGTGATTAAGTAATAGGTTACAAACTTGCCTAACAAACTGATAAATTAACTGAACATATGAATGTCAATGCAATATTTTGAGAATATGATAAAATTGTTTTCAGATCAGTATCACTCCTGAGGAAAAGTATGTTTATCAATTTTATACTTATTAATGCTTAAAATCACTACAcgcataaaaaatatcaaaataaaaaagcaatacGCCCAGTTTATTAAGCGCTCCGttaacacaaataagtgtaaacgATCAgactatattttttaaataaatccatTACATGCACAAAATAGACTTGAATTCCTCTGTCATACTGTCTTGCGTGTTTGTTAGAAGAACAATTACGTACAGTGGACGACAGGAAATgccaattttatcattttatatgcaACAGAGAtagtaatattttattgtttaagacAAATGGGCAGTTGCACATTTTATAACTTCACGAGCACAGACTCAGTCATCAAACCGTGCCTACTATTATCATTGTCTTGGTAACGTTCAGAGCTTCGAAAGAAACTAGATTTTATTAAATTGCATTTTACGTTAaaactttatttctatttttgtgaCACCAAACATCAGCCAAAACGCCTCTGATTTCTTATTACATTATCTATTTGACGTCCTCTGCCACCACCACCAATGTTTGTGCGAGCCATCAAGTTAATTAAAGGCAAAAAGATTACCTTTGTCTGAACAAGCCCCATTGCCACTGCAGTTATTCAAACAAGTCTGTGTTAGAAAATTGTTCACGATTTCGGTATTGTTGGAACATAACGGGTTCATCAAGCCAGTTGTAATATTACTATGCTTGAACATTTTGCTTCAACCATACCGTTCATTCCTTCCTGAAAGTTTTACGGATATTAAATACAGCATGGTCAATAAAGACTTGTGTTTgcataattactttaaaaatttcgagatcacaaaatgaaaatttttactaTTAATCAaggtttaactttaaaaaaatacaacttAACATTGTCATGCCTTATCAATCGTACAGGACTCATATACACATTGTGCCAACACCGATAATCTTCCCGCAAGCCTGTTAGCATTTCCATAACAGCAGGTGATCAAGAATGGAAGCTTTACAAAATGACCACTTATCTGCTACCATTCTTCTTTTGCGCTTTCGCTAATTAATCATTATTAATTATTAGAGAATGTAATCGCTTTAATTTTATTATTCTGTCAAAGAATGTTGCCAAGGTGGCCAAACTTAAAAGTTATAATTCAAGTGTAAATCTTCACATTAATGTTACCATACAGTATCCATTGTAAGTATTCCGCAAGTACATTATGACATTGTTCCCTTTATACGTATCAGCCTTGTTACCGACCGTTCAGAACTTAGAGCTAAATTGATCGTCACAATTCGTGATGCCCGGTCATGTCCTTGTCCGTGTTTTTAATCTTGTACAAAGAATCATTGGAGataaaaaaagcaaagaaatCCAAACAGGAATTCTACGTACCAAGGCATTCTTAACTGTAATGATTTGACATGGTACTCAAGTTCAATAACTGGTTTTGTATTTTAAAGGTGTGCTTTTTGACTTTGCAGTTGTGCTTGTAACACAGCTTCATTATCCCGCGTTTGGAAAGGTAGATAGAAAGGTTTGCAAAtgtttacgtaatttataataaaatagcCGTGCTGAGAAGTTTGATTGCTTTGCTGAAGAGTTTATTTGTAATTAGATTACTTTGTTAAATCTTACATGACACACAATTTAGCAATCCGAATTAactgtaaattatttaaaaatagtgcTCTGTTGATCATAAACACAGGAAAACTTTAACTGAAAGTGTTCATTTTCTCACGTTGGTCCCGAATCCtcctttatgtttttttctttcttttttccttGGTCGGATCAGTAAACGCATTTAGTAAATTAGCAAATCACATGCAGTTGAATGacgtttaaagttttaatatatatGCACGTAATCAGTGTAGGGGATACTTGGCCTGAAATGATACGTAACATGTAAGATAGCCAAATTTCACGGATAATAAAAGGTTGCTTtggaaaaataacatttaaagtgATTATACAAGTAATTCAAtaagtattttagctagaatcacaAAATCTCGCATATTCTTTTATTAGAACAAGACACTTTTTCACATGAGCCATTATCTCCAATGCcctagtaaaagcagagtttttgatcttgatttagtaaaaaatgaaaatgattttaattcaaaaGGGTTTTAagctagaataaaaaaaacctaaCTTTATTATTAATTAGCATATGACCATTTGCTCAAGTTTAGTATTGTCCCCCTTGATCCAgtaaaaaagggaattttttccCTGGATCCGGTAAAAATAGGGAGTTTAGACTTATCTTAATAacctcttgatggatctttatgaaactgtaCACAAATGTAGATCATTATAGGGCAGTGGTGCACACGCATCTCTTCAGCAACCAGTAtcattgccctttaattgtttgacaAATTGTAAACTCCCACATAACAAGGTAATATACTGATGGACCCTCacgaaattttacacaaatatatatcAATTTAGGACGATGGTGCATGCACATCTGTCATTAGGATGCCTTCAgttactgcagagttattgcaatttaattattttaaatttcataattttctcaCAAAACATGGACCAATAAACCATGACACAGTGCTAACACAGAGcttgtgtatatctggaaattaaacaattttcaaaatataatccgCTCATTCACAGTatatgaaaatcaaaacaaaaataaagaaaacgaaaAAAGGGTCAGTAAACGGCTGATGTGTGCAGTACACATAGCTTTATGATGTCCTGCGGGCAATTATCTCATAAAGTTTGTCATGGTGACAAGAAGGCACAACTGATTCGTACATTAACCTCTTACTTAACGGTGATAGTAAAGAGAGTTTTCATCTGTTACTGTTGACAGAACGGGGTGACTATTACTTAAAATAAGCATGTAATTTATCAAACAAAGTAAGAGACTGATATACATATTcaagtaaatatcaaaagtcaatccTCTCATTTAATGTAGAATTAATACGATTATCTTTGCGACAGCTGTAGCATACAGTCTTTTTCCAAATGTTTGCTAATATTTATAACCAAGGAGCAGCAAATTAAACCCAAGCAATTAGACGCAAATACAATTTTCATGGAAACACATAtacattttccatttattttgatCAGGAAACGTGTATTGTAATAGGACATAACTGCCATACCTTTGATCTTGTCGATTCTTGGGTTGACATAAGAGGAAAGAGTCTTTCGAAATCTCGTCTTACGTCGTCCTGGCGTTTGAATCTTCTTCTAACTTTACACTTCATCTTTGTTATGGAATTGGTCCTGCTGCAAGTTCGGCCATCATTTTTGTGATTCCATGGTTCCAGTACGCGATTCAAACTTTTGAACAGATTCTCTTCTTCTGACAACCTATAAAAAGTAATACATGTTTCTGCATATGCTACGTGTGTATATACTACTATTATTGCAAATGTCTTTTGGGGATTTGGGTGtcaccttttaaaattattgcacGCAAAATGTGAAATCTTGCCGTATTTTGGAGTCTCGATGGTTTTCTCTTTGACAATCACTTTCTATTTCCTTTTCACTCAACCCCTCATCTCCCTTAGCTTTCTTTTTATTGCTAGTTGAGGTTATTTCATGGTTTCATTCTAGCTATGGAGCTGCTAGACCCTTCTACCACAAATCAGGTACGGATAGGCACCTAgttagaaacaccgaccttccgtaagctagctggattaCTCATTCATATGAAAGAATTTACACTCAACCAACAGTTGGGCAAGCAATTAGAAGTCAACGACCATTAGCAATTGACACAGATACTGAAAATTGATTTTGAACCGTTCTATGCTTAGATGAATGTTAAATTCTTCTTTTAATTGTGTAATCGATAATAGGCATTACTAACAATGTAACTTGTACGGGCAATCTAAATGTTGTTTACCGTTGCAACATTATGACCTATGAATAATTCTGAAATAattatctatttatatttttttaacaattgttCGTTTTAAGCTTCCTGAACGTTTTATAACAATCAATCAATGGATAAGATCCAAACAAGATTAAGATAATAATGGAAAGCTATTGAAGAGTAATGTATAGCTTATCAAGTTATTAGTTCACCGCCTTTAAAGCACGTAATTACTACTGACTAAAAATTACTTGTttccacaccccccccccccccaaaaaaaaaaacaaactagaatATAGTCATTTATCTTCTGACAAATACCTCCAGCTCTCCGAAAACTTGTAATCGTTATTTCCATTTGATCGGCTTCCATCTCTGTGCACAAAATCATTTGCAACATTGCCGTCAAAGTATCCACATagtccctctacattaccaaaaTCTCTTGGAGACATATACACATCTATGTTCATGAATTTCGATCTTTCAAGTGTAATATCTATTACTGTTCCTGTCGGTGCCCTCACCTGTAAAACATCAGACATGGTTTCAActttgatattttgaataattattgttatattttctggtcctttcagaTCATAGAGTTTATTCAATGTATTCGTTTCCTTGTAATACAATTCATACAACTTCTTTTGTGGCGTGAGTGGCGTTGCCCATTTCGCCAGACACAACCAAACTGTGTCTTTTATTACATTGATTGGATGCGTTCTACTCGTCAGCAGGATCTTCCATGTTGATATTTTCAACAGCGATAATGCGATAATGTTTTGCCTCTATGTAGGTTCgcaataaaatttatattctcCCAAATACACTCCAGATGTTGTCAAATACTGATGTCGATAGTTTTAGTAATCAATGCGCGTAAGTGTAATGaactaaattattttaaatgtggATATACTAATATCAAATTATTCAGTCGGATGTTTACTGCAAAACTGACCTTCCCCACACAGTAAGGATTATCTATTAAAAAAATTTAGAGGTGCATGATGTTCCTTCATGTATATCAATAAAACGGATTATCCTATAATCACATACGGTCTACctatgattatatataaatctTTCTCCAATAAATATGTGAACAACCTTTGTCACAGATCATTAAAATGTTGCTTCatcaaataatacatgtattttgataataGTTACAGCGTAAATAACTGGGGATCGACCATGGTTCTTGGTCTTAAATTGACATCTGTATTTACTCAAATGAATACCTCAATTTCTAAAAATTACCTTTACACACTTCAGTAGTGACTTTAAATTCTCAGTTTTCAATGTTGTTAAAGTATTTAACTGTAACTAAAAACTTCACTCAGAAGTTTTATATAATACATTAGTCAAAACTAGCTGAAAATATGAGATTTGGTGTTTATCCAGTTGTAATATCAGTcccttaaaatttcaaatgttcaCTGTTCAAATGACGAAGCCCGCATTAAAACGAATAAAAATGTAACTTTTGATACAGTCAAAAACATCATATTGTTGCAATGTAAAATGAATGCAAATGTTTGAAACGACAAAGGCCAAGTACACCAGTCTATAGCAGTATACTAGTAACTCACCCTGTAGCGAAAGTCATGAACACGATCGACCTCAAGTATTCCTCCATCTCCACATTGAACAAAATCAAGAAGGTTTAACCTGCCACATCTGTTGATCATAAATACATCTGCCCCAAAGCGTATAGCTATGCCACACGCACATACTGGCGGTGCAGGTTTTGAGCGCCGAGGAGGAAAGCAGTACCTTGCTGATTCTTGAATCTTTAATATAAAATTGAGTAAAAGTTATACAAAAGCAAACGTTCGATAAATGAATACATGTGAATGCCGTTTTAATTAATGAGCgcatattttaatatcatttccTTTACAATGATAAATCTGCAATATCTTGATTAAAGAAAAGGGTACAAATAAGTGTGCAATTTACGATATTTAGGGAGGGCCGAATGCTACCGTTGAAAGAACGTTGGTTCAATACATTTGCTTTTGCTTCTTCGGAACTGTTTTTCTGGTGCATACATGGATCAGAGTAAAAGAATGCAAGTCAATATTAAAGGGAACGCACTCTATCAACCTCTACGACGGGTTATCACATTTCTTTCAAAGAATTTTTAACAGTACTGGGGTCTttgtaaaatattgcataaaCTGATTCAAATCCCGAGTGTTACGACAATAATTACAGGATAACGAGCT
It includes:
- the LOC128548612 gene encoding uncharacterized protein LOC128548612, whose protein sequence is MFKHSNITTGLMNPLCSNNTEIVNNFLTQTCLNNCSGNGACSDKGNCVCNDPYRGPDCGIDLRIPPIVNDVEGGGICDIATGSDCECFVIRTNNIFDGFMCNFSIYMVFFNGTRSQVGHVQQAGEYEDIFTGICCVTGEVTELSENIADPFVVMYDLSVSNDGVNYGVTIPVYVYDTTCIQHVLRNENTNVEIKAGHCFIDNTCIKQGSTEQGGDKCSVCNPDMQPFRWYKGKCDDDRNELTSATLIGIIIGSVLGFGIFLLVTSMLLCKAIKKCRTVPDMQSSIQAPISLHEFEPYRKEGISNIKDGM